Below is a window of Flavobacteriales bacterium TMED191 DNA.
CACCTTCCTTAAATAAATCGACGTTTACAATATCACCTAACTTAATATCTCTTTTGTTAACCTTGCCATCATCACTAGTTTCTGTAAAATTATTTTCAAATTCTAAATACATCTTTTTTGCAGAAGTGTTAGCTTTTTTTGCATGTCCTAGCTCTGACTTTGTAGTTTTGATAGACTTTTTATCATCAAAACCTAATTGCACAGATGCATAACCGTCAGTGTCAATATCTTTGACCTGTGTAACAATACATGGTCCAGCTTCTACCATAGTGCAAGGAATATTTTTTCCTTTTACATCATAAAAACTACTCATTCCAATTTTTCTTCCTATAATACCTGCCATAACTAAGCTTTTATTTCTACTTCAACACCACTTGGTAACTCTAATTTCATTAGTGCATCTACCGTACTAGTTGAAGTACTATATATATCTAATAATCTTTTATAAGAGTTCAATTCAAATTGTTCTCTTGATTTTTTATTAACATGAGGTGACCTTAAAACAGTAAATATCTTTTTATTGGTTGGAAGTGGAATAGGTCCACTAACCACTGCTCCTGTAGATTTTACAGTTTTAACTATCTTCTCTGCAGATTTATCGACTAAATTATAGTCATATGATTTTAATTTTATTCTTATTCTCTGACTCATATCTTATGCTTCTACTTTTTTATTTTTAGCTATTACTTCATCCGCAATATTTTTAGGAACCTGATCATAATGACTAAACTCCATAGTTGATGTAGCACGACCAGAAGTTATTGTTCTAAGATCTGTAACATACCCAAACATTTCTGATAATGGAATTTTTGCATTTACAATTGTTGCACCACTTCTTTCACTTGTCCCTTCAATTAAACCTCTTCGTTTATTTAAATCACCTATTACATCACCCATGTTTGCCTCAGGAGTAACAACTTCAAGCTTCATAAATGGCTCCAGCAATACTGGCTGACATTTTGGCAATGCTTCTCTGAAAGCAGACTTTGCACAAATTTCAAAAGACAACTGATCCGAATCAACTGCATGAAACGAACCATCCTTTAAAGTTACTTTCATTGAATCAACTTCGTAACCAGCCAAAACACCATTTTTCATGGAATCTTCAAATCCTTTTTTAACAGAAGGGATGAATTCTTTTGGAATGTTACCTCCCTTAACCTTATCAATAAAAATCAGACCTGGATTTTCTTTATCATCATTAGGCTCAATTGAAAATATAATATCTGCAAACTTTCCTCTACCACCCGTTTGTTTTTTATAAACCTCCCTATGTTCAACTGAACCTTTAATAGCTTCTTTATAATTTACCTGTGGTGCTCCTTGATTACATTCAACATTAAATTCTCTTTTAAGTCTATCAACAAGTACTTCTAAATGCAATTCTCCCATCCCTGATATGATTGTTTGACCTGTGTCGTGATCTGTTTTAACTTGAAAGGTCGGATCTTCTTCTGAAAGTTTACCTAATGCAACACCTAATTTATCTACATCATTTTGTGTTTTTGGTTCAACAGCAATTCCAATTACTGGATCAGGAAAATCCATGGACTCTAAAACAACTTGTTCATTTTCTACACAAAGAGTATCACCTGTTCTAATATCTTTAAAACCAACAGCTGCGCCAATATCCCCAGCTTCGATTTTATCCAAAGCGTTCCTAGAATTTGAATGCATTTGAAATATACGAGAGATCCTTTCCTTAGATCCAGACCTAGTATTATATATATACGAACCTGCAGGCAAAACACCAGAATATACTCTAAAGAAACATAACCTACCAACAAATGGGTCAGTAGCAATCTTAAATGCTAGTGCTGCGAAAGGTTCTGAATTTTCAGGTTTTCTTTCTACTTCTTCGTCTGTTTTGGGGTTAACACCTGTAATTGATGGAACATCTAATGGACTAGGCAAATATAACATTACGTTATCCAATAGAGTTTGAACTCCCTTATTCTTAAAGGCCGAACCGCACAGCATAGGAGTAATACTCATATTCAATGTAGCTTTTCTAATTGCACCTTCAATTTCATCAGAAGTGATTGATGATGGATCATCAAAATATTTTTCCATTAATTGTTCGTCTGATTCTGCTACAGCTTCTAACATCTTTTCCCTCCATTCAGTAGCAATAGATTTAAGTTCTTCAGGAATTTCAATTTCTTTATAGGTCATCCCTAAATCCTCCTCATTCCAAATAATTCCTTTCATAGTAACTAAGTCAACTACGCCCTTAAAATCATCTTCTGCTCCAATTGGAATTTGTAAAGGAATTGGATTACCATTGAGTCTTTCCTTAACCTGATCAACACATCTAAAAAAGTCTGCTCCGATTCGATCCATTTTATTTACAAAGCCTATTCGTGGAACGTTATATCTATCAGCTTGACGCCAAACAGTTTCAGATTGTGGCTCAACACCACCAGATGCGCAAAACAAAGCTACAGCTCCATCCAAAACTCTTAAGGACCTTTCAACTTCTACTGTGAAATCAACGTGACCAGGAGTATCGATGATATTCATTTTAAATTCCTCATTTCGGAACTTCCAGTTTGTTGTCGTTGCAGCAGAAGTAATTGTTATACCTCTCTCTTGTTCTTGTTCCATCCAATCCATAGTAGCAGCACCGTCATGAACCTCACCAATTTTATGACTTAAACCAGTATAATACAAAACTCTTTCCGTTGTTGTTGTCTTACCAGCATCTATGTGGGCCATAATACCTATATTCCTTGTATATTTTAAATCTCTTTGCGCCATAATATATTTATTTAAAATCTAAAATGTGAAAATGCTTTATTTGCTTCAGCCATTTTGTGAACTTCTGATCTCTTCTTAATAGAGGCTCCTTCTTCCTTATATGCTGCTAATATTTCTGCGGCCAATTTTTGAGCCATAGATTTCTCATTTCTTTTTCTCGCAAATTTTATCATCCAGGTCATACCCATAGAGACTTTTCTTTCAGGTCTAATTTCCATTGGGATTTGAAATGTTGCTCCACCAATTCTTCTACTCCTAACTTCAACTTGTGGCATTACATTTGATAATGCTTTTTTCCAGACATCAACAGACGACTCCTCATCAGATGGATTATTTTTTTCAACAATTTCCATAGCATCATAAAAGATTTTAAATGCTAAGTTCTTTTTACCACTCATCATCATCGTGTTCACAAATCGCGTTACTAACTTATCTCCAAATTTTGGATCTGGTAATAAAATTCTTTTTTTTGCTCTAGATTTTCTCACTTAATAAATTTTACTTAATTAATTATTTTTTCTTAGCTCTTTTTGTTCCATATTTGGATCTTCTTTGATTTCTTCCCTCTACCCCAGCAGTATCTAATGCCCCTCTAACTATGTGATACCTCACACCTGGTAAATCTTTCACTCTCCCACCTCTTACTAATACAATAGAGTGTTCTTGTAAATTGTGTCCTTCACCAGGGATATATGCATTTACCTCATATCCATTTGTTAATCTAACTCTTGCAACCTTTCTCATTGCAGAATTTGGTTTTTTAGGTGTAGTAGTATAAACCCTAGTACAGACCCCTCGTCTTTGAGGACACGCACTTAATGCCAAGGACTTACTCTTTTTAACCGATGACTTTCTACCTTTTCGAACTAATTGTTGTATAGTGGGCATATTATTTTAAATTAAATCTGTTATAAATCATATTAAAAATCCATTTTCAAAAATGGTTTGCAAATCTATAAATTTTAATCCTTATATCAAACCTAATTTTTCTTTTTTTTACCCTTGAAGATATTTTTTTAAAAAATTAAAATATTATTTTTTTTGTAAAACTCTGATAGCAAGTGTGTTATGGAAAATACAAAATGTGCAACATGAAAAATTAATTGATTAAAATAAATAAATTGAATTTGAGTGATAATATTGTAAATAATAATAATTTTATCAAAAATTTCACTGTTTAAAAAAGTACTCAATGAATAAAGACAATTCTGCTATCCAACTCAACCCACAACAAGAAAGTGCAGTACAGCAAATAGAAGGGCCAGTTATAATTATTGCTGGTCCTGGATCGGGTAAAACACGTGTAATTACTGAGAGAATAGCCCATTTAATTAATCAAGGTATAAAACCTAAAAACATCCTTGCTTTAACATTTACTAACAAAGCTGCAAATGAAATGAAACAGCGTGTATACAACATTACGAATACGCAGGAAGCCTACTCAGTTTGGATGGGAACATTTCATTCTGTTTTTGCAAAAATTCTTAGAAATGAGTCACATTCTTTAGGCTACGAGTTCAACTTTACGATATATGACAATGAAGACTCTGTAAAAATAATTCGAAGAATAATAAAAGATCGTAACCTAGATAAAGAGCATTACAATGCAAAATATATTTTTTCTAAAATATCAATTATGAAAAACCAACTAATTGACAGCAAAAAATATAAACTCAATTATGAGTTAATGCAAAATGATAAAATTAATAAACGAGAAAAGTTTTTTGAAATATACCAAGAATATTGTGAATTATGTGCTCAATCAAACTCAATGGACTTTGATGACCTACTAATCAATACTTATAATTTATTTTCTAGCAATAAAGAAATACTAAAAGAGTATCAGGAATTATTTAAATACATTTTGATCGATGAATACCAAGACACCAACAAAGTACAAGATGCAATAATACAACTTCTAGGTCAAAAATATCAAAACATATGTATTGTAGGAGATGACTCTCAAAGTATATACTCATTTAGAGGTGCAAACATCAATAATATATTTAACTTCAAATTAAACTATAGCAACGTAAGAGAATTTAAACTAGAACAAAATTATAGATCTACAAAAAATATAGTTCATGCGGCAAATACTCTTATAAATTTTAATAAACAAAAAATTGAAAAAACTATATTTAGTGAAAATGAAAAAGGTGAACCAGTTCAATTAATCGAATACTACAATGACCGAATTGAAGGCGATAAAACTGCTGAAATTATTCATAGATTAATTTCTAATCAGCCTGCCACAAATCATAAACATGCCATACTTTATAGAAATAACAGTCAATCAAAAGTCCTAGAAGACGGACTAAGAAGAAGAGGCATTAAATATAAAATATATGGTGGTCTTTCATTTTATCAGAGAAAAGAAATTAAAGATATAATGGCATATTTTAAATTGATTTTAAATCCTGACGATAACGAATCTTTATTAAGAATCATTAATTATCCAATTAGAGGAATTGGCTCTACCACTATTGATAAAGTGAGAAACAAGGCAACTGATGAAAAAAAATCTATATGGAACACACTTAACGATGAAACTTTTGATGAGATTCAAATTAATGCAGGAACTAAAAACAAGCTGGTTATATTTAAAGAAATCATAAAAAACCTAATTAAATCTGACAATAATATTTTTGAAACTGCTGAACTATTAATTGAAACGACTGGTTTAGTTAGAAAACTTAAGGATGACCCAACTGACGAAAATATCAACAGAATTGAAAACATAAGCGAATTATTCAATAGTTTAAAATTGTTTTCTTTAAAAAAGAATAACAATTCGCTTGCAGATTTTATCAACGAAATATCACTCGACGAAACTAAAGAGGATAAAACTAATGAAAGTAAAGTTTCTCTTATGACTATTCACCAATCAAAAGGATTAGAGTTTCCATATGTATACATTGTTGGACTTGAAAACGGACTATTTCCGTCACAAAGAAGCATTAAAGTTCCAAATGGTGTGGAGGAAGAAAGAAGACTACTCTATGTCGCAATTACACGTGCAAGTAAAAAAGTTACTTTATCTTACTCTTTAAATCGATTCCAATTTGGAACAATACAACAATCTGAAAGAAGTATGTTTATTGACAATATCGAACATTGTCTTGATAAAGAATTAAAAAATGAATTCGAAAACTACTCATTCTTTGGAAAAAGAAAAATTAATAAAATAACAATTCCAAAAAAAATTAATCCAACCGGATTAAGAAAAATTGCAAATGAAAAATATCAAGATAAAAGAAACCTTAAAGTTGGAATGAAAATAAAGCATAATATCTTTGGATATGGTAATATTCAAAAAATTGATAACAGTGATGGCAATCAAAAAATCACAGTTATGTTTAATGAACATGGATTAAAAACTTTATTAACTAAATTTGCTAAATTTGAGATTATATTATAATCTTTACAAGAAAACTTCATTAACTTTCATAAGTTTGCAACTTTATTTAAATATTAACAGATGAAATATAATACTGAATTATCTCCACTAATTATTCCTGAATACGGAAGACATATTCACTCAATGGCAAATAGTTTAATGGGAATTAAAAATGAACAAAAAAGGAATCAACAAGCCATGGTGTTAATTAATATTATGGGGAACCTCAATCCTCACTTAAGAGATGCAGAAGAATATAGACATAAATTATGGGATCATTTACAAATTATGTGTCAAAATAAACTCGAAATAAACTCACCTTACCCAAAACCCTCATTAGAAACAAAAGCAAGTCAATCTGCTAGAATAGATAATACTCAAGGGACTGTAAAGTTTAAACATTATGGAAAATTAATTATTGAACTTATTCATGAAGCTGTAAAAATTAGTGATGAAAAACTTAGAAGCTATCTTTTAAATCACATAGCTCAACAAATGAAACGATCTTTCCTCAATTGGAATCAGTCAAATGTCCAAGATTTCCAAATATGGTCTGATCTGGAACACTTTGCCCAAAAGGAACTCAATTTAGACAAAACTAAAGTTATTCCTGTATATCAAACTCACAATCCAATCCGAAAAAAAACATTTTACAAAAAATCACAAAAAAAACATTACACAAGAAAATAAATGGGAAGCTTTAAAATTATTGGTGGAAAAAAATTATCTGGTTCAGTCCAACCACAAGGTGCTAAAAATGAAGCACTTCAAATTATATCTGCAACTTTGTTAACAAACAAAAAAATAACTATTAGTAATATTCCAAATATTATTGATGTGATGTGCCTAATTGATATACTCAAAGGATTAGGTGTTGATATTGTACAAAAAAACAAAAAAACCTATTCTTTTGAAGCTAAAAATATAAACATTGACTACTTGAAAAACGACGATTTTAAAAAAAATAGTCAAAAAATTAGAGGATCAATTATGATTATGGGACCCCTAATTGGT
It encodes the following:
- a CDS encoding 50S ribosomal protein L3; amino-acid sequence: MAGIIGRKIGMSSFYDVKGKNIPCTMVEAGPCIVTQVKDIDTDGYASVQLGFDDKKSIKTTKSELGHAKKANTSAKKMYLEFENNFTETSDDGKVNKRDIKLGDIVNVDLFKEGEYVDVTSTSKGKGFQGVVKRHGFAGVGDATHGQHNRMRAPGSIGAASYPARVFKGMRMGGRMGGKKVTVKNLQVLKILKEKNVIILKGAVPGPNNGYLNITN
- a CDS encoding 30S ribosomal protein S10, which produces MSQRIRIKLKSYDYNLVDKSAEKIVKTVKSTGAVVSGPIPLPTNKKIFTVLRSPHVNKKSREQFELNSYKRLLDIYSTSTSTVDALMKLELPSGVEVEIKA
- the fusA gene encoding elongation factor G → MAQRDLKYTRNIGIMAHIDAGKTTTTERVLYYTGLSHKIGEVHDGAATMDWMEQEQERGITITSAATTTNWKFRNEEFKMNIIDTPGHVDFTVEVERSLRVLDGAVALFCASGGVEPQSETVWRQADRYNVPRIGFVNKMDRIGADFFRCVDQVKERLNGNPIPLQIPIGAEDDFKGVVDLVTMKGIIWNEEDLGMTYKEIEIPEELKSIATEWREKMLEAVAESDEQLMEKYFDDPSSITSDEIEGAIRKATLNMSITPMLCGSAFKNKGVQTLLDNVMLYLPSPLDVPSITGVNPKTDEEVERKPENSEPFAALAFKIATDPFVGRLCFFRVYSGVLPAGSYIYNTRSGSKERISRIFQMHSNSRNALDKIEAGDIGAAVGFKDIRTGDTLCVENEQVVLESMDFPDPVIGIAVEPKTQNDVDKLGVALGKLSEEDPTFQVKTDHDTGQTIISGMGELHLEVLVDRLKREFNVECNQGAPQVNYKEAIKGSVEHREVYKKQTGGRGKFADIIFSIEPNDDKENPGLIFIDKVKGGNIPKEFIPSVKKGFEDSMKNGVLAGYEVDSMKVTLKDGSFHAVDSDQLSFEICAKSAFREALPKCQPVLLEPFMKLEVVTPEANMGDVIGDLNKRRGLIEGTSERSGATIVNAKIPLSEMFGYVTDLRTITSGRATSTMEFSHYDQVPKNIADEVIAKNKKVEA
- a CDS encoding 30S ribosomal protein S7; the protein is MRKSRAKKRILLPDPKFGDKLVTRFVNTMMMSGKKNLAFKIFYDAMEIVEKNNPSDEESSVDVWKKALSNVMPQVEVRSRRIGGATFQIPMEIRPERKVSMGMTWMIKFARKRNEKSMAQKLAAEILAAYKEEGASIKKRSEVHKMAEANKAFSHFRF
- a CDS encoding 30S ribosomal protein S12, which codes for MPTIQQLVRKGRKSSVKKSKSLALSACPQRRGVCTRVYTTTPKKPNSAMRKVARVRLTNGYEVNAYIPGEGHNLQEHSIVLVRGGRVKDLPGVRYHIVRGALDTAGVEGRNQRRSKYGTKRAKKK
- a CDS encoding ATP-dependent DNA helicase encodes the protein MNKDNSAIQLNPQQESAVQQIEGPVIIIAGPGSGKTRVITERIAHLINQGIKPKNILALTFTNKAANEMKQRVYNITNTQEAYSVWMGTFHSVFAKILRNESHSLGYEFNFTIYDNEDSVKIIRRIIKDRNLDKEHYNAKYIFSKISIMKNQLIDSKKYKLNYELMQNDKINKREKFFEIYQEYCELCAQSNSMDFDDLLINTYNLFSSNKEILKEYQELFKYILIDEYQDTNKVQDAIIQLLGQKYQNICIVGDDSQSIYSFRGANINNIFNFKLNYSNVREFKLEQNYRSTKNIVHAANTLINFNKQKIEKTIFSENEKGEPVQLIEYYNDRIEGDKTAEIIHRLISNQPATNHKHAILYRNNSQSKVLEDGLRRRGIKYKIYGGLSFYQRKEIKDIMAYFKLILNPDDNESLLRIINYPIRGIGSTTIDKVRNKATDEKKSIWNTLNDETFDEIQINAGTKNKLVIFKEIIKNLIKSDNNIFETAELLIETTGLVRKLKDDPTDENINRIENISELFNSLKLFSLKKNNNSLADFINEISLDETKEDKTNESKVSLMTIHQSKGLEFPYVYIVGLENGLFPSQRSIKVPNGVEEERRLLYVAITRASKKVTLSYSLNRFQFGTIQQSERSMFIDNIEHCLDKELKNEFENYSFFGKRKINKITIPKKINPTGLRKIANEKYQDKRNLKVGMKIKHNIFGYGNIQKIDNSDGNQKITVMFNEHGLKTLLTKFAKFEIIL
- a CDS encoding DUF4290 domain-containing protein, with the translated sequence MKYNTELSPLIIPEYGRHIHSMANSLMGIKNEQKRNQQAMVLINIMGNLNPHLRDAEEYRHKLWDHLQIMCQNKLEINSPYPKPSLETKASQSARIDNTQGTVKFKHYGKLIIELIHEAVKISDEKLRSYLLNHIAQQMKRSFLNWNQSNVQDFQIWSDLEHFAQKELNLDKTKVIPVYQTHNPIRKKTFYKKSQKKHYTRK